The following coding sequences lie in one Saccharopolyspora hordei genomic window:
- a CDS encoding AAA family ATPase, producing MSVGADVLAGLVRRVREGVPRLGTTRLVLVDGPSGSGKTTLAAQLGEALPAQVVHMDDLYEGWDGLLAGVDRLAEQVLAPMAAGQHGRYQRYDWHAGAYAEWHDVPRAPYLVVEGCGAGARRFDELCTLLVWVEAPDEVRLARAVARDGEGAEEHLRAWMVTERAVHRAEGTAQRADVRLDGWGAVTWPAATP from the coding sequence GTGAGCGTGGGAGCGGACGTCCTGGCGGGGCTCGTGCGGCGGGTGCGCGAGGGCGTGCCGCGGCTCGGGACGACCCGGTTGGTGCTCGTCGACGGGCCGTCGGGGTCGGGGAAGACGACGCTGGCCGCCCAGCTCGGCGAGGCGCTGCCCGCGCAGGTCGTGCACATGGACGACCTCTACGAGGGCTGGGACGGGCTGCTCGCGGGCGTGGACCGGCTCGCCGAGCAGGTGCTCGCGCCGATGGCCGCGGGTCAGCACGGCCGCTACCAGCGCTACGACTGGCACGCCGGGGCGTACGCGGAGTGGCACGACGTCCCGCGCGCGCCCTACCTGGTGGTGGAGGGCTGCGGTGCCGGGGCGCGGCGGTTCGACGAGCTCTGCACGCTGCTGGTGTGGGTCGAGGCGCCGGACGAGGTGCGCCTGGCGCGGGCCGTGGCGCGCGACGGCGAGGGCGCCGAGGAGCACCTGCGGGCGTGGATGGTCACCGAGCGCGCCGTCCACCGGGCGGAGGGCACGGCGCAGCGGGCCGACGTGCGGCTCGACGGCTGGGGTGCGGTCACCTGGCCCGCAGCGACCCCGTGA
- the mftC gene encoding mycofactocin radical SAM maturase (MftC is a radical SAM/SPASM enzyme that catalyzes the first two steps in biosynthesis of the electron carrier mycofactocin from the terminal Val-Tyr dipeptide of the precursor peptide MftA.), translating to MTTAERPHRVPPLVEQFKHGLDAPICLTWEWTYACNLACEHCLSSSGRRDPDELTTEEIKSVIDELARMQVFYVNVGGGEPTVRPDFWELLDHAVSRRVGVKFSTNGLRITPERARRLAATDYVDVQISLDGATREVNDAVRGPGSYDMARRAMDNLAAAGVQGFKISVVMTRHNVDQLDEFKAMADSHGAQLRITRLRPSGRGADVWDELHPTAEQQLRIYHWLLEHGDHVLTGDSFFHLNALGSSPLPGLNLCGAGRVVCLIDPVGDVYACPFAIHDVFKAGNVRAAGFGPVWRGSSLFAELRTPSSGGACTACPAFDACQGGCMAAKFFTGLPLDGPDPECVKGRGQELLATVDQDSVPRATQDHSRRGGRRGVLLGLPAVRAPQRPCDESPLADLP from the coding sequence ATGACCACTGCCGAACGACCGCACCGGGTGCCGCCGCTGGTCGAGCAGTTCAAGCACGGCCTCGACGCACCGATCTGCCTGACCTGGGAGTGGACCTACGCGTGCAACCTCGCCTGCGAGCACTGCCTGTCCTCCTCGGGCAGGCGTGACCCGGACGAGCTGACCACCGAGGAGATCAAGTCGGTGATCGACGAGCTCGCGCGGATGCAGGTCTTCTACGTCAACGTGGGCGGCGGGGAGCCCACGGTACGCCCGGACTTCTGGGAACTGCTCGACCACGCGGTGTCCCGCCGCGTGGGCGTCAAGTTCTCCACCAACGGCCTCCGGATCACCCCGGAGCGAGCGCGCCGGCTCGCGGCCACCGACTACGTGGACGTCCAGATCTCGCTGGACGGCGCCACCCGCGAGGTCAACGATGCGGTGCGCGGCCCCGGTTCCTACGACATGGCGCGCCGGGCGATGGACAACCTCGCCGCCGCGGGCGTGCAGGGGTTCAAGATCTCCGTGGTGATGACCCGCCACAACGTCGACCAGCTCGACGAGTTCAAGGCGATGGCCGACTCCCACGGCGCGCAGCTGCGGATCACCCGGCTCCGCCCGTCCGGGCGCGGAGCCGACGTCTGGGACGAACTGCACCCGACGGCCGAGCAGCAGCTGCGGATCTACCACTGGCTCCTCGAGCACGGCGACCACGTGCTGACCGGGGACTCGTTCTTCCACCTCAACGCGCTGGGCAGCAGTCCCCTGCCGGGGCTGAACCTGTGCGGCGCGGGCCGGGTGGTGTGCCTCATCGACCCGGTGGGCGACGTCTACGCCTGCCCGTTCGCGATCCACGACGTGTTCAAAGCGGGCAACGTGCGCGCCGCCGGGTTCGGCCCGGTGTGGCGGGGTTCGAGCCTGTTCGCCGAGCTCCGCACGCCGTCCAGCGGTGGGGCCTGCACCGCGTGCCCGGCCTTCGACGCCTGCCAGGGCGGGTGCATGGCCGCCAAGTTCTTCACCGGCCTCCCCCTGGACGGGCCGGACCCGGAGTGCGTCAAGGGGCGGGGGCAGGAGCTGTTGGCGACCGTGGACCAGGACTCGGTTCCGCGTGCCACGCAGGACCACTCGCGGCGCGGTGGCCGCCGCGGGGTGCTGCTCGGGTTGCCCGCCGTGCGGGCGCCGCAGCGGCCGTGCGACGAGAGCCCGCTCGCGGACCTGCCATGA
- the mftB gene encoding mycofactocin biosynthesis chaperone MftB (MftB, a small protein, is a peptide chaperone that assists the radical SAM enzyme MftC in performing two modifications to the C-terminal Val-Tyr dipeptide of the mycofactocin precursor peptide, MftA. MftB's role is analogous to the role of PqqD in the biosynthesis of PQQ, a cofactor that derives entirely from a Tyr and a Glu in the precursor PqqA.) — translation MGGQVFRPDLPYRRNPQVALRPEPFGALAYHFGNRRLSFLKDRRLVDVVERLAEHSSVDEALRACRVVDQQRPSYLRALASLAQADMIVPRRPNRTAEESR, via the coding sequence ATGGGCGGCCAGGTGTTCCGGCCCGACCTCCCGTACCGGCGCAACCCGCAGGTGGCGCTGCGGCCGGAACCCTTCGGCGCGCTGGCCTACCACTTCGGGAACCGGCGGCTGTCGTTCCTGAAGGACCGGCGGCTGGTCGACGTCGTCGAGCGGCTCGCCGAGCACAGCTCGGTGGACGAGGCGCTCCGAGCCTGCCGGGTCGTCGACCAGCAACGCCCGAGCTACCTGCGCGCCCTGGCCTCGCTCGCGCAGGCCGACATGATCGTCCCCCGGCGCCCGAACCGAACCGCGGAGGAGTCCCGATGA
- the mftF gene encoding mycofactocin biosynthesis glycosyltransferase MftF (Members of this protein family, MftF, are glycosyltransferases, members of PF00535 (glycosyl transferase family 2). The encoding gene is found as part of the mycofactocin cassette, in Mycobacterium tuberculosis, many other Actinobacteria, and occasional members of other lineages. Mycofactocin itself, a putative redox carrier, is a heavily modified derivative of the C-terminal Val-Tyr dipeptide of the mycofactocin precursor MftA (TIGR03969).), which yields MTTAWSTGPSGTRLPDGFTVRLADDVHRSRDGRLLLGGSPPRLLRLGRRAAHLLARGEFTVSGPGTAELARRLLDAGVTNPRPAGVPVTGTTVVIPVRDRIDMLERLLTALRDDRQTADLPVVVVDDGSRDPLRLSAVARRLGARVLRHERSRGPAAARNTGLRGCVTRFVAFVDSDVVPLPGWLGPLLAQFQDPAVGLAAPRVVALRPPGRNWLARFDETCSPLDMGQEEGLVAPLSRLSYVPSTAIVVRREAVEGFAADMRVGEDVDLCLRMHAAGWRLRYVPTARVAHEHRTDVRRWMAQRACYGTSAAPLALRHPGQVPPLHAAPWSLAAAALLVDRRSAPLAVVLVAFAAARLARRMPDADAPARAATLLALGGVHGTVRQLVRAAMRHHWPISVVAALVSRRARRALVAAAVVDGLLDHRTSGSSLHPVAHVLVRRLDDLCYGAGLWWGAVRHRAVAPLLPRLARRPGARDR from the coding sequence ATGACCACCGCCTGGTCGACCGGACCGTCCGGAACCCGCCTTCCCGACGGTTTCACCGTCCGGCTCGCCGACGACGTCCACCGCTCGCGCGACGGGCGACTGCTGCTCGGCGGCTCGCCGCCGCGGTTGCTGCGACTGGGCCGACGCGCGGCGCACCTCCTGGCGCGCGGCGAGTTCACCGTGTCCGGGCCGGGAACCGCCGAACTCGCCCGCAGGCTCCTCGACGCCGGGGTCACCAACCCGCGCCCAGCCGGAGTGCCGGTGACCGGGACGACTGTGGTGATCCCGGTCCGCGACCGGATCGACATGCTCGAACGGCTGCTGACCGCGCTGCGCGACGACCGGCAGACCGCGGACCTGCCGGTCGTGGTGGTCGACGACGGCTCCCGGGACCCGCTCCGGCTCTCGGCGGTGGCTCGCCGGCTCGGCGCACGAGTCCTGCGGCACGAGCGCAGTCGTGGCCCGGCCGCCGCGCGCAACACCGGTCTGCGGGGGTGCGTCACGCGGTTCGTGGCGTTCGTCGACTCCGACGTCGTCCCGCTGCCCGGCTGGCTCGGCCCGCTGTTGGCGCAGTTCCAGGACCCCGCCGTCGGTCTCGCGGCACCGCGCGTCGTGGCCCTGCGGCCACCCGGGCGGAACTGGCTGGCCAGGTTCGACGAGACCTGCTCCCCGCTGGACATGGGGCAGGAGGAGGGCCTCGTCGCCCCACTGAGCAGGTTGTCCTACGTGCCTTCGACCGCCATCGTGGTGCGGCGGGAGGCCGTCGAGGGCTTCGCGGCGGACATGCGGGTCGGCGAAGACGTCGACCTGTGCCTGCGGATGCACGCAGCGGGATGGCGCCTGCGCTACGTCCCGACCGCCCGCGTGGCGCACGAGCACCGCACCGATGTGCGCAGGTGGATGGCGCAACGCGCGTGCTACGGGACCTCTGCGGCGCCGCTCGCGCTCCGCCATCCCGGTCAGGTCCCGCCCCTGCACGCGGCGCCGTGGTCGCTGGCGGCCGCGGCGCTGCTGGTGGATCGCCGCTCGGCTCCGTTGGCGGTGGTGCTGGTGGCGTTCGCCGCTGCGCGGCTGGCTCGCCGCATGCCGGACGCCGACGCGCCGGCCCGCGCGGCCACGTTGCTGGCGCTGGGCGGCGTGCACGGCACAGTCCGGCAGCTCGTGCGCGCCGCGATGCGCCACCACTGGCCGATCAGCGTCGTCGCCGCACTGGTGAGCAGGCGGGCGCGTCGTGCCCTCGTCGCGGCAGCGGTCGTGGACGGCCTGCTGGACCACCGGACCAGCGGCAGCTCGCTGCACCCCGTGGCGCACGTGCTCGTGCGTCGCCTGGACGACCTGTGCTACGGCGCCGGGCTGTGGTGGGGAGCGGTTCGCCACCGAGCGGTCGCGCCGCTGCTGCCCCGCCTCGCGCGGCGGCCGGGTGCACGAGATCGATGA
- the mftD gene encoding pre-mycofactocin synthase MftD (MftD, an enzyme found in the mycofactocin biosynthesis locus, performs an oxidative deamination of 3-amino-5-[(p-hydroxyphenyl)methyl]-4,4-dimethyl-2-pyrrolidinone (AHDP). The resulting compound, now called pre-mycofactocin (PMFT), is a biologically active redox cofactor that can oxidize the non-exchangeable NADH of TIGR03971 family SDR-type oxidoreductases.), translating into MVQWFETVAEAHRLARKRLPKSVYKALVAGSERGLTLDDNISAFGELGFAPHIADLPAKRDLSTTVLGQEISLPVIISPTGVQAVHPEGEVAVARAAAAAGTAMGLSSFASRSVEDVVAANPKTFFQVYWAGDRDRLLARLERARAAGAKGLIITLDWSFATARDWGSPPIPQALDLRAKLRFAPQGLLRPRWLWGFLRHGLPDLTTPNMALEGEAAPTFFGAYGEWMQTPPPTWEDVAWLREQWDGPFAIKGVTRPDDARRAVDVGATAISVSNHGGNNLDSTPAAIRLLPAIAEAVGDQLDILFDGGIRRGSDVVKALALGADAVMIGRAYLWGLAANGQAGVQNVLDILRSGIDSALLGLGKSSVRELVPEDLVVPAGFRREVTC; encoded by the coding sequence ATGGTGCAGTGGTTCGAAACGGTCGCCGAGGCACATCGGCTCGCCCGCAAGAGGCTGCCGAAGTCCGTCTACAAAGCACTCGTCGCGGGGAGCGAGCGGGGGCTGACGCTCGACGACAACATCAGCGCGTTCGGCGAGCTCGGGTTCGCGCCGCACATCGCGGACCTGCCTGCGAAGCGAGACCTGTCCACCACGGTGCTCGGCCAGGAGATCTCCCTGCCCGTGATCATCTCGCCCACCGGGGTCCAGGCCGTGCACCCGGAGGGTGAGGTGGCGGTCGCGCGGGCCGCGGCCGCCGCCGGGACGGCGATGGGACTCAGCTCCTTCGCCAGCCGGTCGGTGGAAGACGTGGTGGCGGCCAACCCGAAGACCTTCTTCCAGGTCTACTGGGCCGGAGACCGCGATCGGTTGCTGGCGCGCCTGGAGCGCGCCCGCGCCGCCGGGGCGAAGGGGTTGATCATCACCCTGGACTGGTCCTTCGCCACCGCCCGGGACTGGGGCAGCCCACCGATCCCGCAGGCCCTGGACCTCCGGGCGAAACTGCGCTTCGCACCACAGGGCTTGCTCCGCCCGCGCTGGCTGTGGGGTTTCCTCCGGCACGGGTTGCCGGACTTGACGACGCCCAACATGGCGCTCGAGGGGGAAGCGGCGCCGACGTTCTTCGGCGCGTACGGCGAGTGGATGCAGACCCCGCCGCCGACGTGGGAGGACGTGGCGTGGCTGCGCGAGCAGTGGGACGGGCCCTTCGCGATCAAGGGGGTCACGCGGCCGGACGACGCCCGTCGTGCGGTCGACGTCGGGGCCACCGCCATCTCGGTGTCGAACCACGGGGGCAACAACCTCGACTCCACGCCCGCCGCGATCCGGTTGCTGCCCGCGATCGCCGAGGCCGTCGGCGACCAGCTCGACATCCTCTTCGACGGCGGGATCCGCCGGGGCAGCGACGTCGTGAAGGCGCTGGCACTGGGCGCCGACGCGGTCATGATCGGTCGCGCCTACCTGTGGGGGCTGGCGGCCAACGGGCAGGCCGGCGTGCAGAACGTCCTCGACATCCTGCGCAGCGGTATCGACTCGGCGCTGCTGGGCCTGGGCAAGTCCTCGGTCCGCGAGCTCGTCCCCGAGGACCTCGTCGTCCCCGCCGGCTTCCGCCGTGAGGTCACGTGCTGA
- the mftA gene encoding mycofactocin precursor MftA (Mycofactocin is a small molecule electron carrier derived from the final two amino acids, Val-Tyr, of MftA, the mycofactocin precursor. It plays a role in redox homeostasis and the metabolism of alcohols and aldehydes in Actinobacteria, including Mycobacterium tuberculosis.), which produces MEQQNTVIEHDGTEHDPHLDVVEDLLVEEVSIDGMCGVY; this is translated from the coding sequence GTGGAACAGCAGAACACCGTGATCGAGCACGACGGCACCGAGCACGACCCGCACCTCGACGTGGTCGAGGACCTGCTGGTGGAAGAGGTGTCCATCGACGGCATGTGCGGCGTCTACTGA
- the mftE gene encoding mycofactocin biosynthesis peptidyl-dipeptidase MftE yields the protein MAEFLAELTWTELDRRGPVVLLPLGSCEQHGPHLPLDTDAAVATAVAERALAQLTSTVDVVVAPTQNYGASGEHESFPGTASIGHAALHHLVVELGRSVLRWADRLVVVNGHGGNLKSLVGAVRRLRDEGRDVAWWACGTGEPNAHAGRSETSLMHALRPESVRRGRIATGPSPSDDGLLDRLVAVGVRGVSPNGVLGDPAGATAAEGAELLAGMASALADAVCRWQVDSAGRLRAGVGVAP from the coding sequence GTGGCCGAGTTCCTGGCCGAGCTGACGTGGACCGAGCTGGACCGGCGCGGACCGGTCGTGCTGCTGCCGTTGGGGTCCTGCGAGCAGCACGGTCCGCACCTCCCACTGGACACCGACGCGGCGGTGGCGACCGCGGTCGCGGAACGCGCGCTCGCCCAGCTCACGTCCACTGTGGACGTGGTGGTCGCGCCCACCCAGAACTACGGCGCCAGCGGCGAGCACGAGAGCTTCCCGGGGACCGCGTCCATCGGGCACGCCGCCCTGCACCACCTCGTCGTGGAGCTCGGGCGTTCGGTGCTCCGCTGGGCGGACCGCCTGGTCGTGGTCAACGGTCACGGCGGGAACCTGAAGAGCCTGGTCGGCGCGGTGCGCCGGCTGCGCGACGAGGGCCGCGACGTCGCGTGGTGGGCGTGCGGGACCGGCGAACCCAACGCGCATGCCGGGCGGTCGGAGACGTCCCTGATGCACGCGCTGCGGCCGGAGAGCGTTCGTCGCGGCCGGATCGCCACGGGCCCCTCGCCGTCCGACGACGGTCTGCTGGACCGCCTCGTGGCCGTGGGCGTGCGGGGCGTGAGCCCGAACGGTGTGCTCGGTGATCCGGCGGGGGCCACCGCTGCCGAAGGTGCCGAACTGCTCGCCGGCATGGCCAGCGCGCTCGCGGACGCCGTGTGCCGCTGGCAGGTCGACAGCGCCGGACGACTGCGGGCCGGGGTGGGGGTCGCACCATGA